DNA from Nitriliruptor alkaliphilus DSM 45188:
CGAACGCGAGGAAGACGCCGTCGTGGACGTAGCCCTCGCTCTGGACGCGCTCGCCGAGGCCGGCCGCGACGAGGGTCTCGACGCTGCCGTGCTCGAGCACCCCGGCGCGGATCCGCGAGAGCACGTACGCCCGCGACCGCCGCTCGAGGACCACGTTCTCCACGCCCTGTCGGTGGAGGAGGTGCGAGAGCAGCGAGCCGGCGGGCCCGCCCCCGATGATCGCGACGCGGGTGCGTTGGGTCTGCTCGGTCATCGGGTCCTCCTGGTGGTCGGCACGGCTCAGCTCGGTCGGTTGGCGAGCGCGTGGTCGATGTCGCGAGCGGCTCGCAGGAGCGCCGGGACGAACCGCTGCTGGAGCTCGGCCTTGCTGGTCCGACTGGTGTGGCTGCTGATGTTGATGGCCGCGACGGTGCGACCACCCGCGTCGTGGAGCGGCGCGGCGATCGATCGCACGCCGAGTTCGAGCTCCTGGTCGACGAGCGCGTAACCCCGCTCGCGCACCTCCCGCAGCCGCTCGAGCAGATCCTCGAGCCGCGTCACGGTGCGCGGGGTCGGATGAGACCGATCGCTGCGCTCCCAGATCGCCGCGACCTCCTCGTCGTCCAGCGCCGCGAGCAGCGCTCGGCCGAGGGAGGTGCGGAAGGCCGGGAACCGGGTGCCGAGGCCGATCGAGACGGTCATGACCCGGTTGGCGGGAACGCGCGCGACGTAGGTGATCTCCGTGCCGTCGAGGACCCCCACCGACGAGGCTTCGTGCACCTCCTCGCTGAGCCGCTCGAGGTACGGCAAGGCCAGATCCGGGACCTCGAACGAGGACAGGTAGGCGTAGCCGAGGTCGAGCACCCGTGGGGTGAGGGCGAAGCGGTCCCCGACCCTGCGGACGTAGCCCAGCTCCTCGAGCGTGAGCAGCAACCGTCGCGCCGTCGCCCGGTTGAGATCGGTCGCGCGGGCGACGTCGGCCAGGGTGAGCTGCGAACCGTGGGCGAAGCTCCGGATCACGCGCAGGCCGCGCTCGAAGGACCGGACGGACTCGCTCATGGCGTGACGGTCCGGTTGACACCCATCAGGGTCGCTGCTTCCATGTGGTTCACCTGGTGAACATCCGTTCGTGTAGCGAACACACACGCTAGCAGGGGCACCGACGCCCCGACAAGCGTCGCCAGGCGGGACATCGACCAGGAAGACACCGACCGGAGGGTGGCTGGTGGGCGACCACGACGGCCGGCGTGACCACGGGATGCAGGTGCGTCGCGCCGTGCTCGGCGACGAGCACGTGGACCGAGCGATCGCGGGCACGACCGGGCTGGATGCGCCCTTCCAGGACTACATCACCGGGGCGGCCTGGGCCGATGTCTGGGGGCGGCCGGGCCTCGACCGCTCGACACGGAGCCTGGTGACGATCGCGCTGCTGGCCGCGCTCGGCCACGAACGTGAGCTCGAGCTGCACCTGCACGCATCACGGCGGACGGGCGCGAGCGCCGAGGACATCGCCGAGGTGCTCCTGCACGTGGGGCTCTACGCCGGCCTGCCGGCGGCGAACACCGCCTTCGCTGCCCTGAAGCAGGTCCTCGGATCGACCGGCACGGCCACCGACGACGAGGCAGGATCATGAGCGCTACCCCCGAGGCCTACCGCCGCCGCGACGAGGCGGCCTTCCCGCCCTACGACCACCCGTCGTACCGCTCGACGAACCTCCGTCACCCGAAGGAGCCGTTGGTGCGGCTCGAGCACACGCTCTCGGAGATCACCGGTCCCGGCCCGGCGCTGGCGGAGGTGACCGAGGAGGATGCGGATCTGACCCGCAACGCCGGTACCGGGCAGGAAGCGATGGGCGAGCGGATCATCGTGACCGGGAGGGTGTCGGACGAGAACGGCGATCCGGCCCCGCGAACGCTGGTCGAGATCTGGCAGTGCAACGCCGCCGGCCGCTACATCCACGAGAAGGATCAGCACCCGGCACCGCTCGACCCCAACTTCATCGGCGCCGGCAAGGCGATCACCGATGAGGACGGCAGCTACCGGTTCCTGACCATCAAGCCGGGTGCCTACCCCTGGCGCAACCACCCCAACGCGTGGCGGCCGGCACACATCCACTTCTCGTTGTTCGGGCCGGCGTTCGTCACGCGGCTGGTGACCCAGATGTACTTCCCGGGTGACCCGCTGCACGACCTCGACCCGATCATGGGTGGCGTCCCGCGGGAGGCCTGGCCCCGGATGATCGCGAGCTACGACCACACGATCACCGAGGAGGAGTGGGCGCTCGGGTACCGGTTCGACATCGTCCTGCGAGGTCCCGAGGCGACGCCGTTCGAGCCGACCGGCGCGGGAGCGCTCGCGACGCCCGGGCAGGAGCAAGCGTGAGCGAGTACCGGCAGACACCGTCGCAGACCGTCGGTCCCTTCTTCCACTACGCGCTGATGAAGGACGGGGTGGACGACCTCGACCCTGCCGGTGAGGCGGGCGAGC
Protein-coding regions in this window:
- the pcaC gene encoding 4-carboxymuconolactone decarboxylase, coding for MGDHDGRRDHGMQVRRAVLGDEHVDRAIAGTTGLDAPFQDYITGAAWADVWGRPGLDRSTRSLVTIALLAALGHERELELHLHASRRTGASAEDIAEVLLHVGLYAGLPAANTAFAALKQVLGSTGTATDDEAGS
- the pcaH gene encoding protocatechuate 3,4-dioxygenase subunit beta, translating into MSATPEAYRRRDEAAFPPYDHPSYRSTNLRHPKEPLVRLEHTLSEITGPGPALAEVTEEDADLTRNAGTGQEAMGERIIVTGRVSDENGDPAPRTLVEIWQCNAAGRYIHEKDQHPAPLDPNFIGAGKAITDEDGSYRFLTIKPGAYPWRNHPNAWRPAHIHFSLFGPAFVTRLVTQMYFPGDPLHDLDPIMGGVPREAWPRMIASYDHTITEEEWALGYRFDIVLRGPEATPFEPTGAGALATPGQEQA
- a CDS encoding IclR family transcriptional regulator domain-containing protein codes for the protein MSESVRSFERGLRVIRSFAHGSQLTLADVARATDLNRATARRLLLTLEELGYVRRVGDRFALTPRVLDLGYAYLSSFEVPDLALPYLERLSEEVHEASSVGVLDGTEITYVARVPANRVMTVSIGLGTRFPAFRTSLGRALLAALDDEEVAAIWERSDRSHPTPRTVTRLEDLLERLREVRERGYALVDQELELGVRSIAAPLHDAGGRTVAAINISSHTSRTSKAELQQRFVPALLRAARDIDHALANRPS